A stretch of Kyrpidia spormannii DNA encodes these proteins:
- a CDS encoding ArsR/SmtB family transcription factor, producing the protein MGANTRPFKEAVYSELARLGKAMGSPRRLELLDLLSQGPKSVEVLARETQQSIANVSQHLQTLLEARLVKFYKRGNYSMYRLSDERVLDLLLKVEEVGEWLYRAIETERESWIHPLDSSRPLSAEELDTLVKDPDVVVLDVRPRDEYEFDHIPGAWSVPLEELEQKMAELPKDKQIVAYCRGRYCLFAAEAVQILRRHGYRAIRVEQGVREWRRSMSVSRGGL; encoded by the coding sequence GTGGGGGCGAATACGAGACCATTTAAAGAAGCTGTATATTCCGAACTTGCGAGACTCGGGAAGGCCATGGGAAGCCCGCGACGATTAGAGCTTCTCGACCTGCTTTCACAAGGACCTAAGTCCGTCGAAGTGCTGGCCCGGGAAACTCAGCAAAGTATTGCTAACGTCTCTCAACATCTTCAGACCTTACTGGAAGCACGTCTTGTGAAATTTTACAAGCGAGGCAACTACTCGATGTACCGGCTTTCGGATGAGCGCGTTCTAGACTTACTCTTGAAAGTTGAGGAAGTGGGAGAGTGGCTATATCGCGCTATAGAAACAGAAAGGGAGAGCTGGATTCATCCATTGGATTCATCCAGGCCACTCAGTGCAGAAGAACTCGACACCTTGGTGAAGGACCCCGATGTGGTGGTGCTCGATGTTCGTCCACGGGATGAATACGAATTCGATCATATCCCCGGGGCCTGGTCGGTCCCGCTTGAAGAATTAGAGCAAAAGATGGCGGAGCTACCCAAAGACAAACAGATCGTGGCTTATTGTCGAGGACGCTACTGTCTGTTTGCGGCGGAAGCGGTACAGATCCTGCGGCGCCACGGATATCGAGCGATTCGGGTGGAGCAGGGTGTTCGCGAGTGGCGGAGATCCATGTCTGTTTCCAGGGGGGGATTGTAA
- a CDS encoding MBL fold metallo-hydrolase: protein MIFRQYLHENPVAASYLFGCGTEGQGAVVDPVDDVEFYVREAERAGLNIRYVFDTHLHADHISGGRRLAERTGASYVLHRSADVRYTFHPVEDGDVLFTGNTRIQIIHTPGHTPEHISLLVSDLRRADAPWFVLTGHTLMVGDAGRTELASSLEEGARDLYNSLFEKLMKLDDQIEVYPGAYSGSVCGRFLSGKPSSTIGFERRFNVALQARSLDEFIAFMTQDIPPKPSDYERIRLTNAGQ from the coding sequence GTGATTTTCCGACAATACTTGCATGAAAACCCAGTTGCCGCATCTTACCTGTTCGGGTGTGGCACGGAAGGTCAAGGCGCAGTTGTTGATCCCGTAGACGATGTCGAATTCTACGTCCGCGAGGCCGAACGCGCCGGGCTCAATATCCGCTACGTGTTTGATACCCATCTTCATGCCGACCATATTTCGGGCGGTCGCCGACTGGCGGAGCGAACAGGAGCGAGCTATGTGCTCCATCGGTCGGCAGATGTTCGCTACACGTTTCACCCTGTGGAAGATGGAGATGTTTTATTCACAGGCAATACACGGATTCAAATTATTCATACTCCAGGCCATACACCGGAACATATTTCACTGCTTGTATCTGATCTTCGTCGCGCAGACGCCCCGTGGTTCGTGCTGACCGGACACACGTTGATGGTTGGTGATGCAGGACGAACGGAATTGGCCTCCAGTTTGGAGGAAGGAGCTAGAGACTTGTATAACAGCCTATTTGAAAAACTGATGAAATTGGATGACCAGATTGAGGTTTATCCCGGAGCCTACTCAGGTTCCGTCTGCGGACGTTTCTTGAGTGGCAAACCGTCTTCGACAATTGGGTTCGAACGCCGTTTCAATGTGGCCCTTCAAGCCCGTTCACTCGATGAATTCATAGCTTTTATGACTCAGGACATACCACCCAAGCCGTCCGACTACGAACGAATTCGGCTCACCAACGCTGGTCAATAA
- a CDS encoding MFS transporter encodes MGGIGLLQSRPVQIALLVIVNLFVGGMVGLERTVLPLLAKEEFGIAGKSAAVAFIISFGVVKALSNLFAGRIADLLGRKRLLVAGWVVGLPVPFLVMFAPNWNWVIFANVLLGINQGFCWSMTVNMKIDLAGPRFRGLVLGLNEFAGYSAISITALVSGYVAAVYGVRPQPFYLGVAYALAGLLLSSVPVKDTTALSKTVAGSSLPLGRAFAIATWQNTPLLSASQAGFMTNFKDGMIWGLLPLFLNAHALDIAAVGTIVALYPGTWGLLQLATGPLSDRFGRTWLIIVGMLIQGGAILWIVFTQGFALWSTGSILLGVGTAMVYPTLLAAVADHSEAEWRASALGVYRFWRDFGYAVGALVSGLLADALGTSTSMGIVGVLVIASGLVAALWLRDVQSERFTETGVTR; translated from the coding sequence ATGGGAGGCATCGGCCTGTTGCAGAGTCGCCCGGTGCAAATCGCATTGCTTGTGATCGTCAATCTATTCGTCGGGGGCATGGTCGGCCTCGAGCGAACGGTCCTCCCGTTACTTGCCAAAGAGGAGTTTGGCATTGCCGGTAAAAGCGCAGCCGTCGCTTTCATTATCAGTTTCGGCGTCGTCAAAGCCCTGTCCAACCTGTTTGCCGGCCGCATCGCGGACCTTTTGGGGCGAAAACGGCTTTTGGTCGCCGGGTGGGTGGTCGGTTTGCCCGTGCCCTTCCTGGTGATGTTTGCCCCAAACTGGAACTGGGTGATTTTCGCCAATGTCCTCCTTGGCATCAATCAGGGTTTCTGTTGGTCCATGACGGTGAATATGAAAATTGACTTGGCCGGTCCCCGGTTTCGGGGCTTGGTCCTCGGCCTCAACGAGTTTGCCGGGTATTCCGCCATTTCGATCACGGCCCTGGTGTCCGGGTATGTGGCTGCGGTGTACGGGGTGCGGCCACAGCCTTTCTACTTGGGTGTCGCATATGCGTTGGCCGGGCTTTTGTTGTCAAGCGTTCCGGTGAAGGACACCACCGCCTTATCCAAAACTGTGGCGGGGTCTTCTCTCCCCCTTGGCCGCGCCTTTGCGATTGCGACTTGGCAAAACACACCACTCCTTAGCGCCAGTCAAGCCGGGTTCATGACCAATTTTAAGGATGGAATGATCTGGGGACTACTCCCTTTGTTTCTCAATGCTCATGCCTTGGACATCGCGGCTGTGGGGACGATTGTCGCCTTATATCCTGGGACCTGGGGACTCCTCCAATTGGCGACGGGACCTTTGAGCGACCGGTTTGGGCGCACCTGGCTCATCATCGTGGGGATGCTCATTCAGGGCGGGGCGATTCTGTGGATCGTCTTTACTCAAGGGTTTGCCCTCTGGTCCACAGGCTCCATTCTGCTGGGCGTCGGGACCGCGATGGTATACCCGACCTTGCTCGCTGCTGTGGCCGACCATTCCGAAGCTGAGTGGCGGGCTTCGGCGCTGGGGGTGTATCGGTTCTGGAGGGATTTTGGCTACGCGGTCGGTGCCCTCGTCTCCGGCCTTTTGGCCGACGCTCTGGGTACCTCCACGTCGATGGGCATTGTAGGGGTGCTCGTGATCGCGTCGGGTCTCGTGGCGGCGTTGTGGTTGAGAGACGTCCAAAGTGAAAGGTTCACCGAAACGGGTGTGACGAGATGA
- a CDS encoding class I SAM-dependent methyltransferase: MTLFDQKAESYDDFCRTPLGHFVDAVERRLIGAMARPRSGESAIDLGCGTGSYTYWLHKLGLSVTGVDLSEKMLEVARRKGDGRVPFMRADVTHLPFPPDSFDLALANATLEFVADPKAALREAYRVVKPGGRVVVGFIAKLGPWAEQYSKRGREDATSVYHGARFFSYEEAVEIGPCIPEQVRFGLYVSPREFTDEASAWSLEMRRRVSQDEAGAGFMVVRWRKGTLPV; this comes from the coding sequence ATGACGCTGTTTGATCAGAAGGCTGAATCCTACGATGACTTTTGCCGCACTCCTCTGGGGCATTTTGTCGACGCGGTGGAACGCCGCCTCATCGGAGCAATGGCGCGGCCCCGGTCTGGGGAATCGGCCATCGACCTGGGGTGCGGTACAGGTTCGTACACTTATTGGCTGCATAAACTCGGGTTATCGGTGACCGGGGTCGATTTATCGGAAAAAATGTTGGAGGTCGCCAGGCGCAAAGGGGATGGGCGCGTCCCTTTTATGCGGGCGGACGTCACCCATCTGCCGTTTCCCCCGGACAGCTTTGATCTGGCGTTGGCCAATGCGACCCTCGAGTTTGTCGCCGATCCGAAGGCGGCATTGCGAGAGGCCTACCGGGTTGTCAAACCGGGCGGGCGAGTGGTGGTGGGGTTTATTGCAAAATTGGGCCCCTGGGCGGAACAATACTCAAAACGTGGGCGGGAAGATGCCACCAGTGTCTATCACGGCGCACGGTTTTTCTCTTATGAAGAGGCGGTGGAAATCGGTCCGTGTATACCGGAGCAGGTGCGGTTCGGACTGTATGTCAGCCCAAGGGAATTCACAGACGAGGCTTCAGCCTGGTCTCTGGAAATGAGGCGAAGGGTGTCCCAAGATGAAGCTGGGGCTGGGTTTATGGTGGTGCGCTGGCGCAAGGGGACATTGCCTGTCTGA
- a CDS encoding glycosyltransferase family 2 protein — protein sequence MKPLVSVIIPTYNVGRYIEGALRSALGQTLGNVEVLVVDDASTDDTVARVKAQADSRVRLFVNEGNKGPSFSRNRAIAESRGEWIAVLDGDDWWAEDRLERLYETAVREKADLICDDLYFIQDGAELPWTTLFRERGLRPTEGWVAPAQFVRWDLGLVKPLMHRQRLLESGVRYPETLRFGEDFVFLFTWLRRGASMWLAPKAYYYYRNRRESLVHDKIPLHQQVYDIAVELLAKVDRSREPEIYQALSDRVSHARQLVDYYRVVQPLKEKKVHIALAEVLKHPRVIVSFLRLLPGVLRYQLAHRRERGGAEEGSPLHLP from the coding sequence ATGAAACCTTTGGTTTCGGTGATCATCCCCACGTATAATGTGGGACGGTATATCGAGGGGGCCCTTCGCTCCGCCCTTGGGCAGACCCTGGGGAATGTCGAAGTGCTTGTGGTGGATGACGCCTCGACGGACGATACCGTGGCCCGGGTGAAGGCCCAGGCGGATAGCCGGGTCCGGCTGTTTGTCAACGAAGGGAACAAGGGGCCGTCTTTCAGCCGCAACCGGGCCATCGCGGAATCCCGGGGGGAGTGGATCGCCGTTTTGGACGGGGACGATTGGTGGGCAGAGGACCGTTTGGAACGGCTGTACGAAACCGCGGTGCGGGAGAAAGCTGATCTTATCTGTGATGACCTTTATTTTATTCAAGACGGGGCGGAGCTTCCGTGGACCACGTTGTTCCGGGAGCGTGGCCTGCGGCCCACCGAGGGCTGGGTGGCGCCCGCGCAATTTGTCCGTTGGGACCTCGGGCTTGTCAAGCCCTTGATGCATCGGCAACGGCTGCTGGAATCGGGCGTTCGTTACCCGGAAACGCTGCGTTTTGGCGAGGATTTTGTGTTTTTGTTCACGTGGCTGCGGCGAGGGGCGTCCATGTGGTTGGCCCCAAAGGCGTACTACTACTATCGAAATCGCCGGGAATCTCTGGTTCATGATAAAATTCCTCTTCACCAGCAGGTCTATGACATTGCCGTGGAGCTGCTCGCCAAGGTGGACCGGTCAAGGGAGCCGGAGATCTACCAGGCTTTATCAGATCGCGTGAGCCATGCCCGGCAGCTGGTGGACTACTACCGAGTTGTCCAACCTCTCAAGGAGAAAAAAGTCCATATCGCGTTGGCCGAGGTGCTGAAACATCCCAGGGTGATCGTGTCCTTTCTGCGACTTCTGCCGGGGGTCCTACGGTACCAGTTGGCCCACCGCCGGGAACGCGGCGGAGCCGAGGAGGGATCGCCGCTCCACCTGCCCTGA
- a CDS encoding glycosyltransferase, whose amino-acid sequence MRVAFVVYFALSGRGGIENVTGTVIRALEGRGDATHVLLFGDLKDRSWLSDLPGELTGVGPGRKIAKLLRGFFRLAQWNPDVVVALDKKALVWARLFSLFRFRRVPVASWLHFSLTTMRQNFILKAADFHLAISSDMARQIERVDGRHPIYLIYNPVPPARRIVPRPTTATFVYVGRLMVEGQKRVADFLRALAAVHGDWQAVVIGDGDEKETLVALARDLGIDSRIRWTGWVSDPWSALEAASALVLTSAYEGFGMVLAEAMAHGIPCVSSDCPVGPRDIVRPGVNGWLYPVGEIHQLAEILQRIVRDPGILPNPEAVQESVVRFRADRVVDAMREALVTEVRR is encoded by the coding sequence ATGCGAGTGGCCTTTGTCGTTTATTTTGCCTTATCCGGGCGGGGCGGGATCGAGAACGTGACCGGGACGGTGATCCGAGCCCTCGAGGGGCGCGGGGATGCGACGCACGTGCTATTATTCGGCGATCTCAAAGACCGGTCGTGGTTGAGCGACCTTCCGGGTGAGCTGACGGGGGTGGGGCCGGGGAGGAAGATCGCGAAACTCCTGCGCGGTTTTTTTCGTCTGGCGCAGTGGAACCCCGATGTGGTGGTCGCTCTCGATAAAAAGGCGCTGGTGTGGGCCAGGCTTTTCTCCCTGTTTCGCTTCCGCCGGGTGCCCGTGGCATCGTGGCTTCATTTTTCCCTGACGACCATGCGGCAAAATTTTATTCTTAAGGCGGCGGATTTTCACCTCGCCATCAGTTCAGACATGGCCCGGCAAATTGAAAGGGTTGACGGGAGGCACCCGATCTACTTGATTTATAATCCCGTTCCGCCGGCCCGGCGAATCGTTCCCCGGCCGACAACGGCGACTTTTGTTTACGTGGGCAGGCTGATGGTGGAAGGGCAAAAACGGGTGGCGGATTTTCTTCGGGCCCTGGCCGCGGTGCATGGGGATTGGCAGGCCGTGGTGATCGGAGACGGCGATGAGAAGGAGACCTTGGTTGCGTTGGCACGGGATCTTGGCATCGATTCCCGGATCCGCTGGACGGGGTGGGTCAGCGATCCTTGGAGTGCCTTGGAGGCCGCGTCGGCGCTGGTGTTGACCTCGGCGTATGAGGGGTTTGGCATGGTGCTCGCCGAGGCCATGGCCCACGGCATTCCCTGCGTCAGTTCGGATTGTCCCGTCGGGCCGAGAGATATCGTCCGGCCCGGCGTCAACGGTTGGCTGTATCCCGTGGGGGAGATTCACCAACTGGCGGAGATCCTGCAGCGGATCGTCCGGGATCCCGGGATTCTGCCAAACCCCGAAGCGGTTCAAGAGTCGGTGGTCCGGTTTCGCGCCGATCGCGTGGTCGATGCCATGAGGGAGGCCCTGGTTACAGAGGTTCGGCGCTAG
- a CDS encoding manganese efflux pump MntP: protein MLEEVLISPAIVYSETALMSVALATDVFAVSLKLGLQGVSRHERERFELAVTVFHIVLPALGLELGRRLHGRFGDLILPVGMIVFFLLGVHTISQAWRHRNERWSLSGPVMVLAAAASIDAFTAAMALSFTGVLAWVVIPIVGLTAWGAARAGFALGYKAGSRWGWRAELIGGGLLIAMGLYMLTGLA from the coding sequence ATGTTGGAAGAGGTGCTCATCTCGCCCGCCATCGTGTACAGCGAGACCGCTCTCATGTCCGTGGCCCTGGCCACCGATGTCTTCGCGGTGAGCCTCAAGCTCGGGCTGCAAGGGGTATCGCGGCATGAACGAGAGCGATTCGAATTGGCGGTTACCGTATTTCACATTGTTTTACCGGCCCTGGGGCTGGAACTCGGTCGGAGATTGCACGGACGATTTGGCGATCTCATCCTTCCCGTCGGAATGATCGTATTTTTCCTACTTGGTGTGCACACCATCTCTCAGGCGTGGAGGCACCGGAACGAGCGCTGGTCGTTGTCGGGACCTGTGATGGTGTTGGCCGCAGCCGCGAGCATCGATGCTTTTACGGCGGCGATGGCCCTGAGTTTTACGGGGGTTTTGGCGTGGGTGGTGATCCCCATCGTGGGGCTTACCGCTTGGGGGGCCGCCCGAGCGGGCTTCGCGTTGGGGTATAAAGCCGGATCTCGGTGGGGGTGGCGGGCCGAGCTGATTGGCGGCGGCCTGCTCATTGCGATGGGCCTCTATATGTTGACGGGTTTGGCCTAG
- a CDS encoding prolipoprotein diacylglyceryl transferase family protein: protein MLELLGGIHIGPLFLPYRLVGLILAVLAGAWAMRRGPWTDPEARTPRDQSVDEVALTAYWNAAIAGLVGYRFASLILTPAAWWNEPGRALFSAPPSGSVWVAGAAAGAALILTALRQRLSIQALLDRIVPSLLLSGAFYSFFALDVGSITNLPWGIPLGDTSRHPVNIYRALLLITAFFIVWLAGSRQGTHSAPPSSIRSVRPTGLAIFLLGAALLTAGYADSPGPLYLGLRPDQWASVALLAIGALSINRVQKPSSVHKP from the coding sequence TTGTTGGAACTCCTGGGCGGCATACATATCGGACCATTGTTCCTGCCTTATCGACTCGTCGGCCTCATCCTCGCCGTCCTCGCCGGAGCTTGGGCGATGCGGCGGGGACCGTGGACCGATCCCGAAGCGCGGACTCCCCGGGACCAAAGCGTGGACGAGGTGGCCCTGACCGCCTATTGGAACGCGGCCATAGCGGGACTTGTCGGTTACCGCTTCGCAAGCCTGATCCTCACGCCCGCCGCATGGTGGAACGAGCCAGGGCGCGCCCTCTTTTCCGCTCCGCCTTCCGGAAGCGTATGGGTGGCCGGGGCGGCAGCCGGTGCCGCTCTCATCTTGACAGCGCTCCGACAAAGACTGTCGATACAGGCCCTTTTGGATCGGATCGTCCCGTCTCTTCTCCTCTCCGGCGCTTTTTATAGCTTTTTTGCCCTGGACGTGGGCAGTATCACCAACCTTCCGTGGGGCATACCCCTGGGAGACACCAGTCGCCACCCCGTCAACATCTACCGAGCCCTCCTCCTGATCACAGCCTTTTTCATCGTATGGTTGGCGGGGTCCCGGCAGGGGACCCATTCGGCGCCCCCTTCCAGCATCCGCAGCGTGCGCCCCACCGGCCTTGCAATCTTCCTTCTCGGTGCCGCCCTGCTCACAGCCGGCTACGCCGATAGCCCCGGCCCTCTCTATTTGGGACTGCGTCCAGACCAGTGGGCCAGTGTCGCCCTATTGGCCATTGGCGCCCTGAGTATCAACCGGGTACAAAAGCCCAGTTCGGTGCATAAACCCTAG
- a CDS encoding metallophosphoesterase family protein yields the protein MDRLKLVHCADLHLDSPFVGLEGEDAALQDRLYEATFDSFSRIVDVCLQEQADALTVGGDVYDRETRSLRAQLRFRDELARLSQAGIPVFVVHGNHDPLSGWSHRLTWPEGVHVFGPKVEAVPLIRGGREVARIWGVSYGQAEVRENPAPEFAAAVADNSGEGWRIGLLHANVGGDPGHESYAPCSVEELADVGMDLWLLGHVHGARFWHHRGVHFLYAGTSQGRHRREKGPKGCYILTLGPNGVEAEFRATDSLRWEDIEISIGGITGEEELFQVLDDRLEKVRKAAGRPVIVDVRFVGRGPVAGLLRRDGFLEEWLSESRTRWFGGGNDVWINRLDAVVGGERNLEKWLDEPTFVGELLRYVQERREAGQWAVEAQEVLGKVIRFVHRRGEPEDWIDVEDWTDRAVERLLDELVAEGES from the coding sequence GTGGATAGGCTGAAGTTGGTTCATTGCGCAGATCTCCACCTGGACAGCCCTTTCGTAGGGTTGGAGGGGGAAGACGCGGCCTTACAGGATCGGTTGTACGAGGCGACTTTCGACTCGTTCTCCCGGATCGTCGACGTGTGTCTGCAAGAGCAGGCCGATGCTTTGACGGTGGGCGGCGATGTCTACGATCGGGAGACCCGCAGTCTCCGGGCCCAACTGCGTTTTCGCGATGAATTGGCGAGGTTGTCGCAGGCAGGAATCCCGGTTTTTGTGGTTCACGGAAACCATGACCCGCTGTCCGGGTGGAGTCATCGATTGACGTGGCCCGAAGGTGTCCACGTTTTTGGCCCGAAGGTGGAAGCGGTGCCCCTGATCCGGGGGGGACGCGAGGTGGCGCGGATCTGGGGTGTGAGCTATGGACAGGCCGAGGTGCGGGAGAACCCGGCCCCGGAATTCGCGGCTGCCGTTGCCGACAATTCGGGAGAGGGGTGGCGGATCGGGCTCCTTCACGCCAATGTTGGTGGGGATCCGGGGCACGAGTCCTATGCTCCCTGTTCCGTGGAAGAGCTGGCCGATGTGGGTATGGATCTGTGGTTGCTGGGACATGTGCACGGCGCCCGGTTCTGGCATCACCGGGGAGTCCACTTTCTCTACGCGGGTACGTCCCAGGGCCGCCACCGACGGGAGAAGGGGCCGAAGGGATGTTATATCCTCACCCTGGGGCCGAACGGGGTGGAGGCGGAGTTTCGCGCCACCGACTCATTGCGTTGGGAAGACATTGAAATTTCCATCGGTGGGATCACCGGAGAAGAGGAACTGTTTCAAGTTCTGGACGATCGCTTGGAAAAGGTGCGGAAGGCGGCCGGGCGGCCGGTCATTGTCGACGTGCGCTTCGTCGGCCGAGGCCCTGTGGCCGGGTTGCTCCGGCGCGACGGGTTTCTGGAAGAATGGCTGTCGGAGAGCCGCACCCGCTGGTTTGGTGGTGGCAACGACGTGTGGATCAATCGGCTGGATGCGGTTGTGGGTGGCGAGCGCAATTTGGAGAAATGGCTGGATGAGCCCACTTTTGTTGGCGAATTGTTGCGCTATGTCCAGGAGCGGCGGGAGGCCGGACAGTGGGCGGTGGAAGCCCAGGAAGTTCTTGGAAAGGTCATACGCTTTGTTCATCGCCGGGGGGAGCCGGAGGATTGGATCGATGTGGAAGATTGGACGGATCGGGCTGTAGAGCGGTTGTTGGATGAGTTGGTGGCGGAAGGGGAATCGTGA